AGATGAATATTAATTCTATTACTGACTCAATAGGTTCAATTAGCTCAAAGCAGACAAATCAGGTTAATTTAAATAATACTCAAAATGATTTAAGCTTTAAAGATATGCTTAAAAATGCAGTTAATGAAGTAAATGATACTCAAGTTCAAGGTTATAATGCAATGGAAAATATTGCAACGGGAAGAGTTAAGAATCTTCAACAAGCAGTTCAAAAAATAGAAGAAGCTGAGTTATCATTAAAACTTGGATTAGAGGTTAAGAATAAAGCAATAAATGCTTATAGAGAAATAATGAAAATGCCAGTTTAATAGGGGTGTATTATGGGTTTTTTTGATGGATATGATATTGCTGTTTCTGGTATGAGTGCACAAAGAACAAGAGTAAATGTTACAAGTGCAAATATTGCAAATGCAAAGACTACACATACCGAAGAGGGTGGACCTTATAAAAGACAAAGTGTAGCTTTCCATGATGTTTTATTACATGAAAAAAATAAAACAAACGGAACAAATGATTTAAGAGCTCCTTTTGCTGAAGAAAATGATAAAAATCAATTAGCTTTAAGAGGAGTAGGAGTAAAATCTATTATAGAAGATGATTCTGCACCTGTGATGAGGTATGAACCTTCACATCCAGATGCAAATGATGAGGGTTATGTGGCTTATCCTAATATTAATCCTGTAATTGAGATGATTAATTTATTAGAAGCAAGACGTTCTTATGAGGCAAATGTTACTGCATTTACAACTCATAAGAATATTGATGTGAGAACATTAGATATTTTAAAAGCTTAATAAATGAGTGAAGAAGTAAATTTTTTAAACCTTGGAAAAACACAAGATAGCAAAACTAGCACTACTGTAAAAACTTCTACTGAACCAAAAAAAGAAGGAATGTCTTTATTTGATTCTTTATTAGTAAGTAATAAAAAAGATACTTCTTCAGATTCTACAAAAGCAAAAGATGAAACTACAAAAGCTACAATAAAAACTGCTACTTCTTCTGAAGAATCTACTAAAACAAAAACTAACTCTGAAATAGAAAAGAAAGAAGAAAAAACTTCTAACACAAAAATTTTAAATAGTGAAAAGAAAGAAAATATAGAAGAAAAAAAACAAGAATCTAAAAAAGAAAATTCTTCAATAACGACACAAAATGATGAAAAAGAAATAAAAGAAGAAAAAAGTGAAAAAAAATCTACCTCTTCTTTATTAGATAGAATGATTCTTGAAGCAAAAAAGAAAAATAAAACTATAAGTACTTCAGAGATAAAAGAAGAAAAAAGTGAGACACAATCTTCTAAACAAAGTTCACTTTTTGATGAATTAATTTCAAAAAAAGATGAAAAAGTAAAAAAAACTATAACTACAAACTCTTCAGATGCAAAGAGTGATAAAGTAATAGATAAAAATGAAGAACTACCTTTAAAAGAGATTAAAAATAATAAAAAAGAGTCTCTTGAAGAAAAAGTAGAAGATAGTAAAATAAAGCAAACTCAACCCTCTTTAATGGATCAAATTGCTGATAAAACAAAATCTGAAAAAGAAGATAAAACAGATGTAAAGATTCAAAAAAAAGAGGCAAATGATTTAATCAATAAGAACTCTTCAATAAAAGAAGAAAATATAGCTGTTTCTGAAAATAAAAAGAGTGATAAAGTAGTTAAAAATGAATCTTCTATTTTAGCAAAAGATGAGACTACTACAAAAACTGAAAATAAATTAAATACTCAAAACTCAAAAGATAAGATTGATACTATTGTTTCTGAAAAGCAAACAGTAAAAAAACAAGCTTTAGATGAAAATAAAAATAGTAATACTTCTTTAAATGTAGAAAAAAAATCTGAAATACAGACAAAAGAAGTTAAAACAAATTTAGAAAATGCTATTAAGAAAGTAGATAAAGAAGAGACATCAAATGATTTATCTATTTTAAAAAAAGAAGAAGTAAAAACTACAAGTAAAGATGAAAAATTAGTAGATTCTCAAAGTTCAAATAAAAAAGCAGAAAATACACAAATTATTAATAATTCAAAAGAGAGTGGTAATCTGTCAAAACTAGATAAAGAAGCTTTAGTAAAAGAACCACAAAAAGTAGAACTAAATAAAGAACAAGTTGTTGATAATAAAATAGAAGAGAATAAGCCTAAAGAACAAGTAAAAGAAAAATCTTTAATGGATCAAATATTAAAGAGTAATCAACCTAAAACTATTTCAACTGAAGATTTATCTGATTCTACAAAACAAGTTTCAAATAGTAATTCAAAAAATAATGATTTACTAACAAATATATATTTAGGTTCTCAAAAAAACTCAATATATAATCAAATAATTTCAAATAAAAGTGATGCCGTAAAAATTGTGAAAGAGGCTAAAAGTGTTGCTGATGTAAAAAAAGGTGCAGATAAATTAGATTTAAATGTTCAAAGTACTTCAGTTACAAAAGAGTCTAATGTTCAAAGCAGCTCTGAGCTTAATAGACAAAATGAGATTAAGTTTACAAGAGATAGTATTGATAGAATGATAATTGATCAAAATGCTAAAAAAGAGACATCAATCTCAGCAGCAACAGCAAAAATCAGTAGCTCTTCAAATAATGCAACAACTCAAGAACAAGTAGAAGTAAATCTTTCAGTTTCTAATGCTGCTGCTTTAACAATTCAAAATAGAATTATAGGTGCAAGACAGCAAATGTCTTCAATGATGTCTGATATTGCAAGAAATATGTATGAAAACTATAAACCTCCAATTACTGCTTTTAGAATTAATCTTTTCCCTGCACAATTAGGGCAAATTGCTATTTTAATGAAAAATGATAGAGAGGGTGGAGGATTAAATATTTCTATGAATATGTCTAATTCTTCAACACTTGATGCTATTGTTGATAACCAAAGCATATTAAAAGAAGCTATTACTAAGAATTTTAATAATGAAACAGAAGTTAATTTTGAATTTGGAATGCAAAGTGAAAATCAAAACAACTCTTCAGAAAATAATCAAAATGAGCAAGGACA
This sequence is a window from Halarcobacter bivalviorum. Protein-coding genes within it:
- the fliE gene encoding flagellar hook-basal body complex protein FliE, whose protein sequence is MNINSITDSIGSISSKQTNQVNLNNTQNDLSFKDMLKNAVNEVNDTQVQGYNAMENIATGRVKNLQQAVQKIEEAELSLKLGLEVKNKAINAYREIMKMPV
- the flgC gene encoding flagellar basal body rod protein FlgC; the protein is MGFFDGYDIAVSGMSAQRTRVNVTSANIANAKTTHTEEGGPYKRQSVAFHDVLLHEKNKTNGTNDLRAPFAEENDKNQLALRGVGVKSIIEDDSAPVMRYEPSHPDANDEGYVAYPNINPVIEMINLLEARRSYEANVTAFTTHKNIDVRTLDILKA